The following proteins come from a genomic window of Campylobacter coli 76339:
- a CDS encoding Ferric receptor CfrA, translating to MKKLCLSVCAIGLLTSNAISQNVELDSSIVSASGFAQDIKEAPATINVITKKELQSKPYRDIAEAIADIPGVDLYASKGKTGSYNITMRGITGYTLVLIDGRRQGIGGEVGPNGFNEISNSLLPPISSIERIEVIKGPMSTLYGSEALGGVVNIITKKVSDKWETSVSLDALLNENKDWGNTYGTSIYSSGPLMNDKLGLTLRFREFYRQQSNVEFTNGSGQRVQGDQAQSPTKANNFNIGTRVSYLANDYNTFIFDIDFSRNHYDNKQGQLGTITSPGSTQGSLTGGYADIMEVDKFVTYLSHEGIYENFSITSALQYNRVSNNGREVVGQSTQPFLGENRDIVAEDIILDTKSVIPLGQNHILSAGGEYRLEKMQDKIANPTNFDQYLLAIFAEDEYSIKDNLRLTFGARYNHHEIFGNNISPRAYLVYNPTDELTLKGGVSTGFRTPYANRLINGAYNYSGQGRFPIYGNPDLKEETSLNYEIAAIYNNDLFYVSATGFLTNFKDKISTQRYNKDDMIPGIGTCDADRCFKAINHGKVEYKGIELGAGISPLDNLNVNFAYTYLDSEVKEAQDKSVIGKPEQDSLKHNIMLKTEYSFYNKITPWIKGEWQIDRYMGDTNINREYYKDIFLASMGVRYDINKQWSINAAIYNLFNKSFTDGWESYQNSGAATWVNTYNRIEEGRRIYISINGSF from the coding sequence ATGAAGAAATTATGTCTATCAGTTTGTGCCATTGGCCTCTTGACTTCTAATGCTATATCGCAAAATGTGGAGCTAGACAGTTCGATCGTTAGTGCTTCTGGTTTTGCTCAAGATATTAAAGAAGCCCCTGCTACTATTAATGTTATCACTAAAAAAGAATTGCAAAGTAAGCCTTATAGAGATATTGCAGAAGCTATTGCAGACATCCCAGGTGTTGATTTATATGCTAGCAAGGGAAAAACAGGTTCTTATAATATTACTATGAGAGGTATTACGGGATATACTTTGGTTTTGATTGATGGACGCCGTCAGGGTATTGGCGGGGAAGTTGGTCCTAATGGCTTTAATGAAATTTCAAATTCTTTATTGCCTCCAATTTCTAGCATAGAAAGAATAGAAGTTATAAAAGGTCCTATGAGTACTTTATATGGCTCCGAAGCTTTAGGCGGGGTGGTAAATATCATTACTAAAAAAGTGAGTGATAAATGGGAAACTTCTGTAAGCTTGGACGCTCTTTTAAATGAAAATAAAGATTGGGGCAATACTTATGGAACAAGTATTTATTCTAGTGGTCCTTTAATGAATGATAAATTAGGCCTAACGCTTCGTTTTAGAGAATTTTATAGACAGCAGTCTAATGTTGAATTTACAAATGGAAGTGGGCAAAGAGTTCAAGGGGATCAAGCTCAAAGTCCTACAAAGGCAAATAATTTTAACATAGGAACAAGAGTTAGTTATTTGGCTAATGATTACAATACTTTTATATTTGATATAGATTTTTCAAGAAATCATTACGACAATAAACAAGGTCAATTAGGAACCATCACAAGCCCAGGTAGTACACAAGGTAGCTTAACGGGTGGTTATGCAGATATTATGGAAGTTGATAAATTTGTGACTTATTTAAGCCATGAGGGTATTTATGAAAATTTTTCTATCACTTCTGCTTTGCAATACAATAGAGTAAGCAATAATGGCCGCGAAGTCGTAGGGCAATCTACACAGCCGTTTTTGGGAGAAAATAGAGATATAGTCGCAGAAGATATTATCTTGGATACAAAATCTGTCATTCCTTTAGGACAGAATCATATTTTGAGCGCAGGTGGTGAATATAGGCTTGAAAAAATGCAAGATAAAATAGCTAATCCGACCAATTTTGATCAGTATTTATTGGCAATATTTGCAGAGGATGAGTACAGCATAAAAGATAACTTAAGATTGACTTTTGGAGCAAGATACAATCATCATGAAATTTTTGGAAATAATATTTCGCCAAGAGCTTATCTGGTTTATAATCCTACTGATGAACTTACTTTAAAAGGCGGTGTATCTACGGGTTTTAGGACTCCTTATGCAAATCGTTTGATAAATGGAGCTTATAATTATAGTGGTCAAGGTAGATTTCCTATATATGGAAATCCTGATTTAAAAGAAGAGACATCTTTAAATTATGAAATAGCAGCTATTTACAATAATGATTTGTTTTATGTTTCTGCGACAGGTTTTTTAACAAATTTTAAAGATAAAATTTCAACCCAAAGATATAATAAAGACGATATGATTCCAGGAATTGGTACTTGTGATGCTGATAGATGTTTTAAGGCAATCAACCATGGCAAGGTCGAATATAAAGGCATAGAGCTTGGAGCAGGGATAAGCCCTCTTGATAATTTAAATGTAAATTTTGCTTATACTTATCTTGATAGCGAGGTTAAAGAAGCACAAGATAAAAGTGTGATAGGTAAACCTGAGCAGGATAGTTTAAAACATAATATTATGTTGAAAACTGAATACAGCTTCTATAATAAAATTACCCCTTGGATAAAAGGCGAATGGCAAATAGATCGCTATATGGGTGATACTAATATAAATAGGGAATATTATAAGGATATCTTTTTAGCTTCTATGGGTGTGCGTTATGATATCAATAAGCAATGGAGCATCAACGCAGCTATTTATAATCTTTTTAACAAAAGTTTTACAGATGGTTGGGAATCTTATCAAAATAGCGGTGCTGCTACTTGGGTCAATACTTACAATCGCATAGAAGAAGGAAGAAGAATATATATTTCCATTAATGGCAGTTTTTAA
- a CDS encoding Ferric siderophore transport system, periplasmic binding protein TonB: protein MKAFISNHKNQSSLITLFVFTPLFFVFLYSKNFLHIQPNDTIKENKFNIAIKHFVQNSSDIKPTQPIQTIQEPSSIQPEEPVREIIKKTKTRKEKPITKPKKAISSINPKTISQPKKDTNSQQPIVQQQTPQTNSHQSVSLTSNSELLKEIKSAIDEALIYPRQARKMRMSGEVLVEFTWTKEKKLENLKILKPSKYDFLNKSALKTIRVASKKFPQYEKTFHIKIPLIYKIN, encoded by the coding sequence ATGAAAGCATTTATAAGCAATCATAAAAATCAATCTTCTCTTATCACTTTATTTGTTTTTACACCTTTATTTTTTGTTTTTCTTTATTCTAAAAATTTTTTACACATACAGCCTAATGACACCATTAAAGAAAATAAATTTAATATAGCAATAAAACATTTTGTACAAAATTCCTCCGATATAAAACCGACACAGCCAATACAAACTATACAAGAACCTTCTAGCATACAACCCGAAGAACCTGTACGAGAAATAATCAAAAAAACAAAAACAAGAAAAGAAAAACCTATCACCAAACCTAAAAAGGCAATTTCCTCAATAAACCCTAAAACAATAAGTCAACCCAAAAAAGATACAAACTCGCAACAACCGATCGTGCAGCAGCAAACCCCGCAAACCAACTCTCATCAAAGCGTATCTTTAACTAGCAATAGCGAGCTTTTAAAAGAAATAAAATCAGCAATAGATGAAGCCTTAATTTACCCTAGACAAGCTAGAAAAATGCGTATGAGTGGAGAAGTTCTTGTAGAATTTACTTGGACGAAAGAAAAGAAATTAGAAAATTTAAAAATACTTAAACCTTCAAAATATGATTTTCTAAATAAAAGCGCTTTAAAGACCATACGCGTAGCTTCTAAAAAATTTCCGCAATATGAAAAAACTTTCCATATAAAAATACCGTTGATATATAAAATAAACTAA